A genome region from Nocardiopsis exhalans includes the following:
- a CDS encoding helix-turn-helix transcriptional regulator — protein MREWSGEDGDSVRGTLPQRLLRLLSLLQVRREWSGAELTERLGVSARTLRRDVERLRDLDYRVEGTPGVAGGYRLASGQDLPPLLLDDEEAVAIALALTTATGFEDSALRALAKLERVLPARLRPRLAAVSGAASVVRHPEAQGADPTVLGMLAACRHDRAVTDFTYRDRAGNRSERRVEPHHLVSHGGQWYLIAHDTDRGDWRTFRVDRLHDARPTHGRFEPRELPAPDPATFLTRLFARGTYRYTVTMTLDLAGEEVRGRLYGPLPGRIEPRGPERCELRLSADSLDLVCQYTAAVLSLGATAEWDAPAEVTTRLSGML, from the coding sequence ATGCGTGAATGGAGCGGGGAGGACGGGGATTCGGTGCGGGGAACCCTGCCGCAGCGGTTGCTGCGGCTGCTGTCGCTGCTCCAGGTCCGCCGCGAGTGGAGCGGCGCCGAACTCACCGAACGGCTCGGGGTCAGCGCCCGCACCCTGCGCCGGGACGTGGAACGCCTGCGCGACCTCGACTACCGGGTGGAGGGCACCCCGGGTGTGGCGGGCGGGTACCGGCTGGCCTCCGGGCAGGACCTGCCGCCGCTGCTGCTGGACGACGAGGAGGCGGTGGCGATCGCGCTGGCCCTGACCACCGCCACCGGGTTCGAGGACAGCGCGCTGCGCGCCCTGGCCAAACTCGAACGGGTCCTGCCCGCCCGGCTGCGCCCCCGGCTGGCGGCGGTCAGCGGCGCCGCGTCCGTGGTCCGGCACCCCGAGGCCCAGGGGGCGGACCCGACCGTGCTCGGGATGCTGGCCGCCTGCCGCCACGACCGCGCGGTCACCGACTTCACGTACCGGGACCGGGCCGGGAATCGCAGTGAACGCCGGGTCGAGCCCCACCACCTGGTCTCGCACGGCGGCCAGTGGTACCTGATCGCCCACGACACCGACCGCGGCGACTGGCGGACCTTCCGGGTGGACCGGCTGCACGACGCGCGACCCACCCACGGCCGTTTCGAGCCCCGGGAGCTGCCCGCGCCCGACCCCGCGACCTTCCTCACCCGGCTGTTCGCCCGGGGCACCTACCGGTACACGGTCACGATGACTCTGGACCTGGCCGGGGAGGAGGTGCGCGGGCGGCTGTACGGGCCCCTGCCCGGCCGGATCGAACCCCGCGGCCCCGAGCGCTGCGAGCTCCGCCTCAGCGCGGACTCCCTGGACCTGGTCTGCCAGTACACGGCCGCCGTGCTGTCCCTGGGCGCGACCGCCGAGTGGGACGCCCCCGCCGAGGTCACCACCCGGCTGTCGGGAATGCTCTAG
- a CDS encoding Nif3-like dinuclear metal center hexameric protein — protein sequence MAVSTSTAQPVTLSDVTAAFEEVYPPRWAASWDAVGLVCGDPAQTVEKILFAVDPVDAVVDEAVTWGADLVITHHPLMLRGVTSVAADTPKGRIVHRLIRSGVALYTAHTNADTAAPGVSDALARAVGLTGLLRPLEPDATDPEGRRGIGRIGELEEPLVLRDFAERVARGLPATAGGIRVAGDLDRLISTVAVSGGAGDSLLGAARAAGVDAYVTSDLRHHPASEFIEEPGGPALVDTAHFASEWPWLEDGAAHLADALGRTGGPDGANVEIRVSTTVTDAWSRTFQHA from the coding sequence TTGGCCGTGAGCACCTCGACCGCGCAGCCAGTCACCCTGTCCGACGTCACCGCCGCCTTCGAGGAGGTCTACCCGCCGCGGTGGGCGGCCTCCTGGGACGCGGTCGGTCTGGTCTGCGGCGACCCCGCGCAGACGGTGGAGAAGATCCTGTTCGCGGTCGACCCGGTGGACGCGGTGGTCGACGAGGCCGTGACCTGGGGCGCCGACCTCGTCATCACGCACCACCCGCTGATGCTGCGCGGGGTGACCAGCGTGGCCGCCGACACCCCCAAGGGCCGGATCGTGCACCGCCTGATCCGTTCGGGGGTGGCCCTGTACACCGCGCACACCAACGCCGACACCGCCGCGCCCGGGGTGTCCGACGCCCTGGCCCGCGCGGTCGGGCTCACCGGGCTGCTGCGCCCGCTGGAGCCCGATGCCACCGACCCCGAGGGGCGGCGCGGTATCGGCCGGATCGGTGAGCTGGAGGAGCCTCTCGTCCTGCGCGACTTCGCCGAGCGGGTCGCCCGGGGGCTGCCCGCCACCGCGGGCGGCATTCGGGTCGCCGGTGACCTGGACCGGCTCATCAGCACCGTCGCGGTCTCCGGTGGGGCGGGTGATTCCCTGCTGGGTGCGGCCCGCGCGGCGGGGGTCGACGCCTACGTCACCTCCGACCTGCGCCACCACCCGGCTTCGGAGTTCATCGAGGAACCGGGCGGGCCCGCGCTCGTGGACACCGCCCACTTCGCCAGTGAGTGGCCCTGGCTGGAGGACGGAGCCGCCCACCTGGCCGACGCGCTCGGGCGCACGGGTGGTCCAGATGGGGCTAACGTGGAGATCAGGGTGTCGACCACCGTGACGGATGCCTGGTCACGGACCTTCCAGCACGCGTAG